CTGCGGACGCGTAATTACAACGAAGCCTTCGTGCGCCTGATGGAATTCGAAAGCGAGCGCGCGGAGGATTTTTTTGCAAAAGCAGCCGCGCTGCTGCCGCGGGAAGATCGCCGTTCGATGGTGGCCGCGGAAATCATGGCGTCGGTCTATCATGCTCTGCTGCGGCGCATGAAGAGGGACGGGTTTCGGGTCTTCGATAAGGAGTACAGGCTCAGCAAGATCGAAAAAAGCGGCCGCGTAGCCGGCCAACTTCTTCGACTTTGCTTGAATGCGAGGGGTTGAGCATCCGTCAGAATTTCTCCAACCAATTTACCAAGGGATTATGAAGAAGAATGTTTTAGTTATGATTGCCGTGGCTCTGTTTGTCGCCGTGGCCTTTACCTCGTGTGAAACGGCCACCGGCCAGGGCGCCGGCTGGGGGGCAGCCGCCGGGGCGGTTATTGGGGGACTCACGTCGCATCATAGCGCTGAAGGCGCCGCCGTAGGGGCATTGATCGGCGCCAACACCGGCGCGCTCATTGGCGCTTCGATCGACGAAGCGAACGCAGTCCGTTACGGTCCGCATCCTCGTGGCGGCTTTCCGTTTGCCCGGCCAACAGAGCGTCCAGGTCTATACGTGAGCCCGTATCCGCCGCATCGCGTTTACGATCTGCGTCACGTTCCGCACGGTGGCCTCGTCGACGACCCGGTCGGCGGCGGCTACTTCCGCAAGCCGTAAAGGCAGGGACGCAATGGTAGGGACGCCGCGCTGCGGCGTTCGCGGGCTTTGAGGATTCTCGGACATCGCAGCGCGATATCCCTACCGTTTCCGCAACGCGTCGACGAGCGCCTGGGCTTCGTCGGTCATCTTCAGCAGTTCCGGCCAGGAACGATGATAATTCTCGCCGGGCAGCTTTCGGGTCGCGTCGAAACCCATGTGCGATCCGATATTTTGTGAGCTGGGCGCGTGATCGAGCGAATCGCTTGGATTCCGAATGATGGTGCTGTCGCGTTCCGGATCCGTGTTCGCGCACAGGCGGAACAGAACCTCGCTCGTGTTATGGACGTCGCAGTCTTCATCCACCACCACGATGTATTTGCTGAACATCATCTGGCCCATCCCCCAGAGGCCGTGCATCACCTTGAAAGCCTGATACGGATACTGTTTCCGGATACTGACGAAGACCAGATTGTGAAAGACACCTTCGGGCGGCAGTGTCATGTCCACCAGCTCCGGGAAATTCATTTTGAAGACCGGCAGAAATATCCGGACACTGGCGTCGCCCATGTAAAAATCTTCCATCGGCGGGATGCCGACAATCGTGGTGGGATAAACCGCGTCGCGGCGATGGGTGATGGCCGTTAAATGAAAGACCGGGTAATCCTCGACCGCCGTGTAATACCCAGTGTGGTCGCCAAACGGTCCCTCCGGGCGCATCTCCCCCGGTTGGACATAACCTTCCAGCACGAAATCGACATCATTTGGCACTTCCAGATCGACCGTCTTACACGGCACCAGCTCGACTGATTTTTTTCGAAGAAATCCGGCGAAGAGAATCTCGTCCAGTCCGTCCGGCAACGGCGCGGTGGCGGCAAAGGTGTAGGCCGGATCGCCTCCCAGGCAAACCGCCACTGGCATCCGCTCACCGCGCTCGTAGTAACGCTTCCCATGACGCGCCCCGACCTTGTGCACCTGCCAGTGCATCCCGGTTGTCCGGTCGTCATAAACCTGCATGCGATACATGCCGACGTTGCGCGCCCCCGTTTCCGGATCGCGCGTATGCACATTCGGCAGGGTAATGAATCGCCCGCCATCCTTCGGCCAGCATTTCAAGATCGGCAGATCGCGGAGAGAGAATTGTTGAGAGTTGCCGTTCGACAGGCTCAGGCCCTGAGCGGGAGCCGAAGGGAGAGTTGAGAGTTGAGAGCCGCTGGTAGTTGGAGCTTCTTCAAACCGGTGGAACACCTCCTGGCATGCGCCCTCCTTCGCATGCTTTGGCCGGGCATGGAGCAAATTGAGACCCTGTTTGAGGAGGCTCCAACCTTCGCGGAGATCGGTCGGCGGTTTCGCCTTGAGGATGAGCTGAATCTCCTGGGCGACATCGTCGATATTGCCGACCTTCAACGCCATCGCCATCCGTTTGCGCGATCCCATGGTATTGATCGCAACCGGGAACTGGGAGGGCTTGCCGTCGACGGTCGGATTCTCAAAAAGCAGCGCCTTGCCGCCGCCCGGCGCTTTCATCTCACGGTTCGCCCACTCCGAGACCAGCAAATCGGTCTCGACCGGCGCCGAAACGCGGGTCAGTTCCCCCGCCGCATCGAGCGCCTGGATAAACTGTCGAAATGAGGCGTACGACATCGGCCAAGCATCGCG
This Chthoniobacterales bacterium DNA region includes the following protein-coding sequences:
- a CDS encoding glycine zipper domain-containing protein, whose amino-acid sequence is MIAVALFVAVAFTSCETATGQGAGWGAAAGAVIGGLTSHHSAEGAAVGALIGANTGALIGASIDEANAVRYGPHPRGGFPFARPTERPGLYVSPYPPHRVYDLRHVPHGGLVDDPVGGGYFRKP
- a CDS encoding menaquinone biosynthesis decarboxylase, whose amino-acid sequence is MSYASFRQFIQALDAAGELTRVSAPVETDLLVSEWANREMKAPGGGKALLFENPTVDGKPSQFPVAINTMGSRKRMAMALKVGNIDDVAQEIQLILKAKPPTDLREGWSLLKQGLNLLHARPKHAKEGACQEVFHRFEEAPTTSGSQLSTLPSAPAQGLSLSNGNSQQFSLRDLPILKCWPKDGGRFITLPNVHTRDPETGARNVGMYRMQVYDDRTTGMHWQVHKVGARHGKRYYERGERMPVAVCLGGDPAYTFAATAPLPDGLDEILFAGFLRKKSVELVPCKTVDLEVPNDVDFVLEGYVQPGEMRPEGPFGDHTGYYTAVEDYPVFHLTAITHRRDAVYPTTIVGIPPMEDFYMGDASVRIFLPVFKMNFPELVDMTLPPEGVFHNLVFVSIRKQYPYQAFKVMHGLWGMGQMMFSKYIVVVDEDCDVHNTSEVLFRLCANTDPERDSTIIRNPSDSLDHAPSSQNIGSHMGFDATRKLPGENYHRSWPELLKMTDEAQALVDALRKR